AGTATGTTCGATAATTAAATGGTGCAGAATAGAAGCGAGCAGAGCGGCTTGAACCAATAGAAAAACGCTTGATAAAACACCAAGACCAATTGCAACCATGAGCCAGCGTTTTGCAAGCTTACTCTGTTGCTTAAGCCATTTATTTAAACGGCTGTGCTTTTTCTTATCCATTGTGAAGGCTTAATGATAATAGTTTTAATGGAGCAGTAGTATACAAAAGAAAACCCAGCGGGAATACTGCTGGGCTTTAAGGAAATGAAACAAAATTGGAAAGTTATTTATCACTAAGTGCATCTAGGAAGCGTTCTGCATCTAACGCTGCCATACAACCTGTCCCGGCTGATGTGATGGCTTGACGGTAATTATGATCCATTACGTCACCTGCAGCGAAAACACCTTCGATACTGGTCTGTGTTGCATTGCCTTCCAAGCCAGATTTAACGACGATGTATCCGTCTTTCATTTCTAACTGCTCTGCAAAGATTTGAGTGTTTGGCTGGTGGCCGATGGCAATGAATGCACCCATGACTTCTAAATCTTCGGTAACATTACTGCCCACTTCCTTGATGCGTACACCCGTGACTCCCATATCATCGCCGAGGACTTCATCCAGAGTGCGGTCGGTGTGAAGAATAATGTTACCATTCTCGACTTTGTCCATCAGACGTCGAATGAGGATCTTCTCCGCACGAAATGTGTCACGACGATGAATTAAATGAACTTCAGATGCGATGTTAGACAGGTAAAGGGCTTCTTCGACAGCCGTGTTACCACCACCGACAACGGCTACTTTTTGATTACGATAGAAGAAGCCGTCACAAGTTGCACACGCAGAGACACCGCGCCCCTTAAATGCTTCTTCCGATTCTAGGCCTAAGTACTTAGCAGATGCGCCTGTTGAGATGATGAGTGCATCACAAGTGTATTCACCAGAATCACCTTTTAAGCGGAATGGACGTTGAGAAAGTTCCACTTCGTTGATGTGATCAAAGACGATTTCAGTCTCGAATCGTTCGGCATGTTCTTTCATGCGTTCCATTAGGGCTGGGCCAGTAAGACCTTCAGCATCACCTGGCCAGTTTTCTACTTCAGTCGTTGTGGTTAATTGACCGCCTTGTTGCATCCCTGTGACCAAAACTGGATTTAAGTTTGCACGCGCCGCATAAACTGCAGCCGTGTAACCCGCCGGACCTGATCCTAGAATGAGTAATTTACAGTGTTTTATGTCGCTCATTATGTCTCCAAAGGGGACTGAATATTTACTTCGATTGTAAGAAAAACCACTATGTTTTTAAAGTAGAAGTATCGCCTTAGTTAAGAAAATGTTGACTTATGCTTAGTGCTTTCTGACTCGAGCCTCTTGAGGTTATTTTGAGGTCACTCAGAGAGGTGCATAATAGTGTCGAGTTTTACAGGGTCATATCGTGATACGACCCATGCTTTAAGTATTACCACTTACTTTAGGCGTCGCTACTTACTTTAAGCGCTTAGCTCTACTTCGTATGATGTGAACTTTCTGATGTTAATGACACCGTTATCAAAAATTAAATACTGTCCTTTAATTCCTTGTAATATACCGCTCACTACTGGGTCTTTGTCAAAGTTATGAGAGGTGATTTTCGTTGGATGTTGTTGCACTGGGTAACTCAGGTGAGTCGTACTTTCATTCAGTACCTCAATGGCGTCTTCACCATACTTTTGCTTGATTTCAGCAATCGTGTCTTCTACGAGAGGCAGTAGCTGTGTAAAACGTTCATGAAGTTCAATAGGATCTCCATCACCTTTTAAGAGGGTTCGCCAGTTGGTCTTATCAGCAATATGCTTTGCAATTTCAACTTCGATTAAGCCTGAAATATGACGAGTTTTTACCTTGAAAATAGGTAAGCCTTGTGTGGCGCCTTGATCAATCCAACGTGTTGGAATTTGAGTATGTCTGGTGATCCCCACTTTTAAGCTTGAGGTATTGGAAAGGTACACATAATGATCGACTAAGCAGTTCTCTTCTCCCCACTTTGGCTCACGGCAGGTTCCTTGTTCATAATGGCATGTCTCTGGCTTCATGATGCACATATCACAACTGGCGAGCTTTTTCATACAGACAAAGCAGTGACCTTGTGAGTAACTCTTTTTGGTTTTTTTTCCGCACGAACAGCAGTGAATATTACCGGTATGAGTCAAGGTTAAAGTTTGGCCAAGGTATGGGGTAAGATCGATTTCTTCATCTCCAATAGGAAGACGGTATTGAAGCGTTTCATCAAGCGATGCACGCATTTTTTTTAAGGTGCCTTTTGCAACAATTGTCATGACATTACTCATTTATGTATTTTTTTAACAGTATACTTAAATAAGTTTATGACGCTACAGGAAAGCAAAGCCATCAATGGAACAGGATCGCTTCAAGCTTGTTGGTACTGTAATTCTGGTTTTGTGGTATCTTGGGTATTCGCAATGGGATGCTTTATGTATGAGCAAGCTTCAGGGTTGAAGAGGGTTAAATTTTATTTGTCATATTGATAGATAACTTTGTTTGAATATTAGTGATGCATTAAGTAAAGTCATCAGCCTGCTAACTGATGGTTATGGACCAGAGCAATATGAAGTGGATACATAAATTAGTTTTAGTGTTGTTAATCTTTACGGTTTCTTCTATCACATTGCACACTTTTTTTGGTGATAAACGTACGATAAATATCACGCCGACGCAGTATCATATTTTGCCGACTAATGATGGTGCGGTTGGAGGGGAAAGCCAGTCTTCAATCACATTTCAAAATAACCGAATTACTCTTCAATGTGACTTAAAAAAGAGCCAGTATGAATGGCCATACTGTGGTGTCTCTATTCCTATTAATCTCCAACATAAAGATAAAGGCTTAGATCTCTCCAATTACCATACTGTGCGCCTGAAATTGCGCTACATGACAAAAAATAATTCAACCAGTCCAAGTCTTAGGCTGTATCTCAAAAACTATAATCCTGCCTATTCTACATCAGGCGAAGAGTACACGCTTAAATACAATGGCATTCAATTTTATCCGCAAGCAAAAGCTGAAGTGATTGAAATCCCGATAGCGAATTTACAAGTGATGACTTGGTGGCTGAATGACAATGATGTCTCGATTGAACACTCTGCACCTGAATTTTCCAATGTTACTGTTATTGATATTGCAACAGGCGCAGATACGAGGCTGGGTGAGCATAAAATCATTATCGAGAAAATTGAATTTGTAGGTAAATACCTTGAGTTATCAACATTATTGTTTTTCTTACTCATTATGTGGATGGCTTTGGGAATGGGAGTGTCATTGTATGAAATGCGTAAAAGCAAAGTGGCCTACAGAAAAGCTCGTAGACGCCATCGACATTTAGAAAAAGTCAATAATAATCTGAGAGCACAAAACTTTCAGTTTGCGGAGCTTGCCCATCGTGATGCTCTAACCGGAGCAATGAATCGGCATGCAATTAAAGGCTGGTTGGATCAAAAAGTTCATAACGTTAAAGAAGGGGATAATGCATTTTCAATTCTTTATCTCGATGTGGATCGGTTTAAGTCAATCAATGATGTATTTGGCCATCTGATTGGAGACGACGTGCTTAGAGAGTTTGTTATGGTACTCTCAGACTCCATCACAGAAGAAGAGCGTTTAGTCCGCTGGGGGGGAGAAGAGTTTGTTGTTTTCTGTCCTAAGACCTCTCTTACTGAAGCAAAAAAAAGGGCAGAGCGACTAAGACGAAACGTTGAACAGCATCTGTGGGTACATGGCGAAAAGATGACGTGCAGTATCGGTGTTGCTCAAATGGGTAATGAACATTTGCCGGAAACTATGGCTCGTGCGGATGAAGCTTTATATCAGGCAAAGCGTAATGGGAGAAATAGAACAGAAGTACATTACGGCGGTGACTCTGTTGTAAAAGAAGGTTAACTTTTTCTCTATGATACCCAAGCCCTTGTTTGCAAAGTGCTTGGGTATCGATCTGTTTGAGTCTTTTGTTTTAGGCGAGCGCTGAACTTGTCGCTTGAAAATCTACGAATTAGAATTCACGCATCACAACTCGCGCATCATAACTTACGTCTCAAACCTTATAGAAACATTTACCAGAACAACCAACTAAATAGCGATAAAGCAATAATACAACCAATATTAAGTACCATCCCTATTCTCATCATTTCTTGTTGCTTAATATGGCCTGTACCAAACACAAGGGCATTAGGTGGTGTCGCAACAGGCAGCATAAAGGCACATGATGCGGCAACACCAATCAACACTGATAAAATAACAGGTGATAAGCCTAGTGCTTCTGCGATTGCTGCAAATAGTGGCACTAATAGAGCCGCACTGGCAGTATTACTTGCAAACTCAGTTAAAAACACCACAAATGTAACCACAGAAAGAATGGTAATGAACACACCTGCTTGTTGCAGAAAATCAGCGAGGCCATTTGCAAGAAAAACACTCGCCCCTGTCGCTTTTAGGACGTTACTCAAACAAATACCACCACCAAATAGAATGAGCACACCCCAGTCGGTTGTTT
This window of the Vibrio azureus genome carries:
- the trxB gene encoding thioredoxin-disulfide reductase is translated as MSDIKHCKLLILGSGPAGYTAAVYAARANLNPVLVTGMQQGGQLTTTTEVENWPGDAEGLTGPALMERMKEHAERFETEIVFDHINEVELSQRPFRLKGDSGEYTCDALIISTGASAKYLGLESEEAFKGRGVSACATCDGFFYRNQKVAVVGGGNTAVEEALYLSNIASEVHLIHRRDTFRAEKILIRRLMDKVENGNIILHTDRTLDEVLGDDMGVTGVRIKEVGSNVTEDLEVMGAFIAIGHQPNTQIFAEQLEMKDGYIVVKSGLEGNATQTSIEGVFAAGDVMDHNYRQAITSAGTGCMAALDAERFLDALSDK
- a CDS encoding DUF2797 domain-containing protein translates to MTIVAKGTLKKMRASLDETLQYRLPIGDEEIDLTPYLGQTLTLTHTGNIHCCSCGKKTKKSYSQGHCFVCMKKLASCDMCIMKPETCHYEQGTCREPKWGEENCLVDHYVYLSNTSSLKVGITRHTQIPTRWIDQGATQGLPIFKVKTRHISGLIEVEIAKHIADKTNWRTLLKGDGDPIELHERFTQLLPLVEDTIAEIKQKYGEDAIEVLNESTTHLSYPVQQHPTKITSHNFDKDPVVSGILQGIKGQYLIFDNGVINIRKFTSYEVELSA
- a CDS encoding GGDEF domain-containing protein produces the protein MKWIHKLVLVLLIFTVSSITLHTFFGDKRTINITPTQYHILPTNDGAVGGESQSSITFQNNRITLQCDLKKSQYEWPYCGVSIPINLQHKDKGLDLSNYHTVRLKLRYMTKNNSTSPSLRLYLKNYNPAYSTSGEEYTLKYNGIQFYPQAKAEVIEIPIANLQVMTWWLNDNDVSIEHSAPEFSNVTVIDIATGADTRLGEHKIIIEKIEFVGKYLELSTLLFFLLIMWMALGMGVSLYEMRKSKVAYRKARRRHRHLEKVNNNLRAQNFQFAELAHRDALTGAMNRHAIKGWLDQKVHNVKEGDNAFSILYLDVDRFKSINDVFGHLIGDDVLREFVMVLSDSITEEERLVRWGGEEFVVFCPKTSLTEAKKRAERLRRNVEQHLWVHGEKMTCSIGVAQMGNEHLPETMARADEALYQAKRNGRNRTEVHYGGDSVVKEG